TCCCCGAGAGGTCCGAATGATCACGGTTCTGCGCTCTACCTGGCCGCTGCTGCTCGGCATCATGCTTCTGCTCGTCGGCAACGGCATGCAGGGAACGCTTCTGGGTATCCGGGGCGGGATCGAGCATATGTCGACCGACCGGCTCGCCGTGGTCATGTCGGCCTATTTCGGCGGCTTCCTGATCGGCAGTCTGACGGCTTCGCGCATGATCCAGCGGGTCGGGCATGTGCGAGTCTTTGCGGCGCTCGGCTCGCTGATCTCGGCGGTACTGATCCTGTATCCTGTGGTGCCGAACTGGATCGCGTGGGCTTTACTGCGGCTGCTGATCGGGTTCAGCTTCTCGGGCGTCTATATCACGGCGGAAAGCTGGCTGAACGCCTCGACCGGCAACGAGAATCGCGGGCAGGCGATGTCGCTTTACATGATCGTCCAGATGCTGGGACTGGTCAGCGCGCAGTTTCTGATCAATATCGGCGATCCCGGCGGGTTCATGCTGTTCATCCTGCCCTCGGTGCTGGTTTCGCTGGCGTTTACCCCGATTTTGCTATCGGTTCAGCCCGCCCCGGCCTTCGGCACGCTGAAACGGATGAGCTTCCGGCGCCTCTACGACGTCTCGCCCCTTGGCTGCATGGGGATTTTCCTGATGGGCAGCGTGTTTTCCGCCCTGCTCGGCATGACCTCGGTCTGGGGCACGCTTGAGGGGCTTTCGGTGCGCGAGATCTCCGGCATCGTCGCGGCGATCTATCTTGGCGGGCTGGTGGCGCAGTTTCCGATTGGCTGGCTGTCGGACCGGATGGACCGGCGGCGGCTGGTGCTGCAGCTTCTGCTGGTCGGCGTTCTGGCCGTGACACTGGTGCTGAGCTTCGATTTCGGGATCTGGGGCACGCTGGCGGCGGCGGCGGTCATCGGCGGGGTTGCGAACCCGGTTTATGCCTTGCTGCTGGCGCATACCAATGACCTTGTTGATGCGGAGGATATGGCCTCGGCCTCCGCCGGTCTGATGTTCCTCAACGGGCTCGGCTCCGTCGGCGGGCCGCTGATCGTGGGGCGTCTGATGGGCGTGGTCGGGCCTGACGGATACTGGATTTATGTCGGCCTGCTGCTGTCCCTGCTGGCGATCTATACCGGATGGCGGATGCTGCAACGCGACACCAGAACGCTGACGGAAACCGGCGGCTTTGCGGTCATCACCCCGTCCGCCAGCCCGGTTGCGGTCGAGTACTCCTTTGATGCGGTGCAGGATGAGGAAGAGGCTGGCAGCGAAGATATTCCGGCGACTGATGATGCGGCACTGGACTCAGGTGACATGACGCTCGGCGATGAAACGCCGGATGCCGTAGATGAGGACGAGCTGATCGCGCCCGAGGATTATGGCATCAGCGATCAGGACGACGGCGCGGAGGCCGGCGGCGAACAGGCGCCCATCTCCGCCTCGGAGGGTGACGACGCCGCGACAAGCGACGAACCTGGTCACGGCCCATCGGGCCCCGGCACGCTGCGCTGATCCCGACGCAAAACCCGCTTGCGGTCTGTCCCGGGCGCTGCAACCATGCAGGCGCTCACAGGAGGTGCTGCCATGACGCCGCAAGAGGTAAACAGTTTCTGGTTGGACGAGGTCGGCGAGAAGGGCTGGTATAACGCGACCGACGCGCTCGACGCGCAATGTCGCGACAGGTTTCTTGAGCCCTGGGAACGTGCAGAGGCGCTTGCCGGTGAATGGTCCGGCACGGCCGAGGGCGCGCTTGCGACACTGATCCTGACCGATCAACTGCCCCGCAATATGTTCCGCGACGATCCGCGCAGCTTCGCAACCGACAAGCTGGCGCGGCAGGTGGCGGATGATGCGATTTCCGCCGGGTTCGATATGCAGACGGATGGGCCGGCGCGGCAGTTCTTCTACATGCCGTTCATGCATTCCGAGGAAATGAGCGATCAGAACCGTGCAGTGGCGCTGTTCGAAGAACGACAGCCCGGCGACAATATCCGCCACGCGAAGATGCATCGCGACGTGATCCGCAGATTCGGCCGCTTCCCGTGGCGAAACGCGGTCGTTGGGCGCGAGACGACCGAGCAGGAGGCGGAGTTTCTGGCGCAAGGCGGCTATGCGGCGATGGTCAAGGGCAGCCTGTCGCTTGCTGACCCTGAATAATTGGTTTAACGCTGAACTATATTTGCCGAGGAGGTGCTTATGGCGCAGAATTTCGACTTGATCGTGATCGGGGCAGGGCCGGGCGGCTATGTCGCGGCGATCCGTGGCGCGCAACTGGGCCTGAAGGTCGCCTGCGTCGAACGCGAACATCTCGGCGGGATATGCCTCAACTGGGGCTGTATCCCGACCAAGGCGCTGCTGCGCTCTGCCGAGGTATATCATCTGATGGAGCGGGCGAAGGATTTCGGCCTGTCTGCCGAAAAGCTGGGCTACGACATCGACAAGGTTGTCGACCGCTCCCGCGGTGTCGCCAAGCAATTGTCGAATGGCGTCGGACATCTGCTGAAGAAGAACAAGGTCACCGTCATCATGGGGGAGGCGAATATTCCCGCCCCCGGCAAGGTATCGGTGAAAACCGACAAGGGCAGCGAGGAGCTGACCGCGAAGAATATCGTTCTGGCTACTGGCGCACGGGCGCGGGAACTGCCGGGGCTGGAGCCGGATGGCAAGCGGGTCTGGAACTACAAACATGCGCTCAAGCCGCCGCATATGCCGAAAAAACTGCTGGTGATCGGCTCGGGTGCCATCGGGATCGAATTTGCTAGCTTCTTCAACACGCTCGGCGCGGATACCACCGTGGTCGAGGTGATGGACCGCGTTCTGCCGGTCGAGGATGCCGAAATCAGCAAACTCGCCAAGAAGCAGTTCGAAAAACAGGGCATGAAGATCATGGAGAAGGCGACGGTCAAGTCGCTGGACCGCAAGGCAGACAAGGTCATTGCCGACATCGAAACCGGCGGCAAGACCGAGAAGATGGAATTCGACACGGTGATCTCTGCCGTGGGGATTGTCGGCAATGTCGAAAATCTCGGCCTTGAAAAGCTGGGTGTGAAGATCGACCGCACCCATGTCGTGACCGATGAATATTGCCGCACCGGTGTTGACGGGCTGTATGCGATTGGCGATGTGGCCGGCGCACCGTGGCTTGCGCATAAGGCCAGCCATGAAGGCGTGATGGTGGCGGAACTGGTGGCGGGGCAGAAAGTCCACGCGATCAAGCCGAACTCCATCCCCGGCTGCACTTATTGCAACCCGCAGGTCGCCTCTGTCGGGCTGACGGAAGCCAAGGCGAAGGAGGCGGGCTACGACATCAAGGTCGGTCGCTTCCCCTTCATCGGCAACGGCAAGGCCATCGCACTGGGCGAACCCGAGGGCATGATCAAGACCGTGTTCGATGCCAAGACGGGCGAGCTTCTGGGCGCGCATATGGTCGGGGCCGAGGTGACGGAGCTCATTCAGGGCTATGTCGTCGGCAAGACGCTGGAAACGACAGAGGCGGAACTGATGGAAACCATCTTCGCGCACCCGACATTGTCGGAGATGATGCACGAATCGGTTCTGGACGCCTACGGACGCGCCATCCATTTCTGAGGCGCGTTTGCGTCAGAGCCAAAAAAGGGCGGCGGGTTTTCCGGCCGCCCTTTGACGTTATTTGCTTGCCCCGTCCACCAGATTCGGTGAAAGGGCGCGCGAATCGACCCCGTCAAGGCAGTTGACGTTGATCGCATAGATCATGTTGTCGCCCTGTTCGCCCTTCGCATAGGGTTCGATCCCGCAGGTCGGGCAGAAGCGATGCGAAATATTCTCGCTATTGAACAGATATTCGGTCGTCGGCCCGTCCTTGATTATCTTCACCGCCGATTCGGGCACGAAGGTCAGTACCCAGCCAAGCCTGCGACAGCGTGAACAATTGCACGCATTTATCTGATCCAGATCGGCATCCACCTCGAACGCGATGGCGCCGCATTGGCAGCTTCCTGAATAATGCTGAACAGCCATTTTACTCTCCCGCTTGTTCTGCTAATGTTCTAACAGCTTGTGCTTTCCGACGCCATGATTATCTGATGCGGCTGGGGCCAGAACGGCGGGACATGTCCATGGAACAGAAGTTCATCGAAATTCGCGGCGCGCGCGAGCACAACCTTAAAGACGTGGATATGGATATTCCACGCGATCAGCTTGTGGTCATCACAGGGCTGTCGGGGTCGGGGAAATCCTCGCTGGCCTTCGACACGATCTATGCCGAAGGGCAGCGGCGCTATGTCGAAAGCCTTTCGGCCTATGCGCGGCAGTTCCTCGACATGGCGGGCAAGCCGGATGTGGACCATATCAGCGGCCTAAGCCCGGCGATCTCCATCGAGCAGAAGACGACCAGCAAAAACCCGCGTTCCACCGTCGGCACGGTGACGGAGATCTACGATTATCTGCGCCTGCTTTTTGCCCGCGTCGGCACCCCTTACAGCCCCGCCACCGGCCTGCCCATCGAGGCGCAGCAGGTGCAGGACATGGTGGACCGCATCATGGCGATGGAGGAGGGGACGCGGGGCTACCTTCTGGCCCCGATCGTGCGCGACCGGAAGGGGGAATATAAGAAGGAGTTTCTGGAGCTTCGCAAACAGGGCTTCCAGCGGGTCAAGGTCGATGGCGAGTTCTACGAAATCGACACCCCGCCAGAGCTGGACAAGAAATATCGTCACAATATCGACGTGGTCGTCGACCGCCTTGTCGTGCGTAAGGGGATGGAGACGCGGCTGGCGGATTCACTGCGCACCGCGCTCGATCTGGCCAGCGGCATCGCCATTCTGGAAACCGCTCCGGGCGGGTCCGGGGATGAGGAGAGCGGGGGCGAACCCGAACGCATCACCTTCAGCGAGAATTTCGCTTGCCCGGTCAGCGGCTTCACCCTGCCGGAGATCGAACCGCGGCTGTTTTCCTTCAACGCCCCAATGGGTGCCTGCCCGGAATGTGACGGGCTGGGGGTGGAGCTGTTCTTCGACGAACATCTCGTCGTGCCGGATCAGGCGTTGTCGATTGCGGGCGGGGCGATTGCGCCCTGGGCCAAGTCGAAATCCGCCTATCTGACCCAGACCATCAACGCGCTCGCCAAGCATTACGGCTTCGACAAGAAAACCCCGTGGCGCGACCTGCCGGATAATATCCGCAAGCTGTTCCTCTATGGCTCCGGCAAGGAGGAGATCAAATTCCGCTTCGACGATGCCGGCCGCATCTACGAGGTGACGCGTCAGTTCGAAGGCGTCATCCCCAATATGCAGCGCCGCCTGCGCGAGAGCGACAGCAACTGGGTCCGCGAGGAGATGGAGAGGTATCAGAACAACCGTCACTGCGCCGCCTGTCAGGGCTATCGCCTGCGGCCCGAGGCGCTGTCGGTCAAGATCGCCGATCACCATGTCGGGCAGGTGGTGGAGAAATCCATCCACGAGGCGCTTGACTGGATCACCGATGCGCCGAACCATCTGGGCAAGCAGAAAAACGAAATCGCCGCCGCGATCCTGAAGGAGATCCGCGAGCGTTTGGGCTTTCTGGTCAATGTCGGGCTGGATTACCTGACGCTCAGCCGTGCGGCGGGCACGCTGTCGGGTGGTGAAAGCCAGCGGATCCGGCTGGCGAGCCAGATCGGGTCCGGGTTGACCGGGGTGCTCTATGTGCTGGACGAGCCCTCCATCGGCCTGCATCAGCGGGACAATGACCGGCTGATTACCACGCTGAAAGGGCTGCGGGATCAGGGTAATTCGGTGATCGTGGTCGAACATGACGAGGACGCGATCCGCAACGCTGATTACGTCTTCGACATGGGGCCGGGTGCGGGTGTGCATGGCGGGGGGGTCGTCGCCAAGGGAACGCCAGAGGAAATCGCCGCCGACAGCGCCAGCCTGACCGGGCAATATCTGGCCGGGATCCGCGAAATCGCCGTCCCGCAGGAACGCCGCGACGGCACCGGCAAATCCGTCACCGTGGTCGGCGCGACCGGCAACAACCTCAAGAACGTCACAGCCGAGTTCCCGCTCGGCAAATTCGTCTGCGTCACCGGCGTCTCAGGCGGCGGCAAGTCCACGCTGACGATTGAAACCCTGTTCAAGACCGCCTCGCAACGGCTGAACGGCGCGCGGCAGGCACCGGCTCCTTGTGAGACGATCAAGGGGCTGGAAAACCTCGACAAGGTCATCGACATCGACCAACGCCCCATTGGGCGGACACCCCGGTCGAACCCGGCCACCTATACCGGCGCTTATGACCATATCCGCGACTGGTTCGCCAACCTGCCGGAGTCTAAAGCGCGTGGCTATAAACCCGGCCGGTTCAGCTTCAACGTCAAGGGCGGGCGCTGCGAGGCCTGTCAGGGCGACGGCGTCATCAAGATCGAGATGCATTTCCTGCCCGATGTCTACGTCGAATGCGAAACCTGCCACGGCAAGCGCTATAATCGCGAAACGCTGGAGGTGCTGTTCAAGGGCAAATCCATCGCCGATGTGCTGGCGATGACCATCGAAGAGGCGCAGGAATTCTTCAAGGCGGTGCCCTCTATCCGGCGCAAGATGGATGCGCTGATGCAGGTCGGTCTGGGCTATGTGAAGGTTGGTCAGCAGGCGACGACGCTGTCGGGCGGCGAGGCGCAGCGGGTCAAGCTGGCCAAGGAACTCAGCCGTGCGTCGACCGGCAAGACATTGTATATCCTTGATGAACCGACGACCGGGCTGCATTTCGAGGATGTGCGCAAGCTGCTGGAAGTGCTGCATCACCTCGTCGAGCAGGGCAATACGGTCGTGGTGATCGAACACAATCTTGACGTGATAAAAACCGCCGACTGGATCATCGATATCGGCCCCGAAGGCGGCGATGGCGGCGGACGGATCGTGGCGACCGGCACGCCGGAGGATGTGGCGCTGGTTCAGGAAAGCCATACCGGGCGTTATCTGGCCCCGATGCTGCCGGAACGCACATCCCGAAAGCGAGTGCGGCAAAAGTGACACGCATAGGCTGCAAACTACGAAAATTCTTCACATATTCGGGAACTCGCAGGCGGTTAACTTGCTTTTGACCCCGTCACAGGGCGATAGCCCGTTAATATATGGCGTCACCAAACGCCCTCTCTGATCTCGTTCGTCGCCGGGCTGCTCCCGCGGCGCAAAGGAAGGAACTCATGATGCGCATCATTCCAATCGCGCTCGCTGCCCTGCTCGGCGTTGCGGCCTGTACCCCGACCGAAACCGTGGTTTCCGCGCCGTCGAAATTCGTGCCGTCCTATTACGAAGGCCGGACCGATACCGGCCCGAACGGGGAGCCCGTCGACATCACCGCCGTCAAATCCGCCTATCTGAACGAGCGGACGATGCGGACAAATGTCCCCTATAACGGTCCCGAAGGCCCCGGCACCATCGTTGTCGACCCCTATGCGCGCCTGCTCTACTACGTTCAGCAGGGCGGCATGGCAGAGCGTTACGGTGTGGCGGTCGGCAAGGCCGGCAAGACCCTGACCGGCGATGCGACGATCCAGCGCAAGGTGGCGTGGCCAAGCTGGACGCCGACCGCCAACATGGTCTCCGAACAGCCGGAACTCTACGGCCCGCTGCGTGGCGGTGTCGCCGGTGGTCTGGACAACCCGCTGGGCTCGCGCGCGCTGTATCTGTATCGTGGCGGTCGTGACACCTATTACCGCATCCACGGCACGATGGACCCGTCCTCCATCGGCAAGGCGACCTCGGCTGGCTGTATCCGCATGTTCAACCAGGACATCATGGATCTGTTCAACCGCGTCCCGAACGGCACGCTCGTCCATGTCCGCTCCGAAGCGGAAAGCGTCCGCTATGAAGGCCCGGTTTCGGAATCGCCCGAAGGTTACGCGATCCCGGTCAACCAGACCCAGACCACCACGGTCGACGGCACAGCGGTCAGCCCGGTCGAAAGCGCTGTCGCGGGCTGATTTAAGCCGGACCTACAGTTGCAACGTCATTAACCCCGGCGCTTTGCCGGGGTTTGTCGTGCTAAAATGTTGTTTTAAAAAGAAACTTTTCATACATGTCAGTTTTGTTTAATATAATGCACAAGAATTACAGAGGTTAATCATGCCCAATTTTTCAAAGGAAGAACGCCATGCCCTTTCGGGCGAGGAATTGGATCTGGTGACGGAGGCGCGTCAGCCGCGATTGGGAATGTTACAGAACTCAGGACTATCCAGGCTCATCGACCGGCTGCGTGCGGCACGGGAAAAGGCACGGGCGCGTGGCAATGAACAGGCGACTGTTGCGCAGGGTGAGGATGCCCAGCCCGAAGCGGCATCCGCAGCGGAGGACGCAGGCAAGGACAGCAGGGAAAAATACCTGAACGCCGCACTGCGCCGCGCCACGGCCGAGCGCCGCCAGCGAAAGAACACTGCGGACAAACAGCCAGCTCCGGAAGCGACTCAGGGCGATAAACCTGCCACGAAACCAAAGGCGGCCGGTAAACCCGATTCGGGCGAGGCTGCGAAGCCCGGCCCGATCCGGCTCGGCGATGGCCCGCTGGTGGTGTTCGCGGAAATACCGTCGACACCAGATGAGGACACCCAGCCCGGCCAGCCCTCCGAAGCGGCACAGGCCAAGCCTGCCGATCCCGCCCCGGATAACGGCGTTGCCGCTGAGGCTGCCATAGTGTCGCAGGTTCCGCCGAATCCGGTCGATCCGGCCACAGCCCGCGTCCAGAAATTGTCGCAGAAAGCGGCGGAGCGGGCGGAGAAGGCTGAAAAGGCGCTGCTGAGAGCTGAAAAAGCGGCGCAGCGGGCCGAAAAGAAAGGCGGCAAGAAGCTGCGGAAAGAGGCCGAGAAAGCTGAGGAGAAAGCCCTCAAGGCACGGCGCAAGGCCCGCAAGGTGGCGCGTCAGGCGCGCAAGGCCGAAGCCGAACTGCATTGATCGTTCCGGCGGGCCTGAACCCGCCGAATGCGCCTATTGGCGGTTCCGTCCGCCCCTCCGATTTGCTATTCGGTTTGGGGCGTGATGGCAGACTGGTGCGGGCGGATGCGCAGATTTCTCACTATGATTGCGGCGGCACTTCTGGCCGCGAATTCGGCATCTGCGCGTCCGGCTGTCGACGCGGTCTACGGGCTTGCGCCGACCGGGCAAAGCGACGACTGGCGCTGTACGTCGGACGGGCTTTACTGCATCTATCGCCAGAGCTATGTGGCCGATGTCTGCCGCTCCATCGAGCGGGCGGCGACGCGCGAGGGGCTGGACAAGAATTTCTTCGCCCGCCTGCTGTGGAAGGAAAGCCGGTTTGAGCCGAGCGCGATTTCCCCCGCCGGAGCCGAGGGTATCG
The genomic region above belongs to Paracoccus sp. SCSIO 75233 and contains:
- a CDS encoding DUF924 family protein, with protein sequence MTPQEVNSFWLDEVGEKGWYNATDALDAQCRDRFLEPWERAEALAGEWSGTAEGALATLILTDQLPRNMFRDDPRSFATDKLARQVADDAISAGFDMQTDGPARQFFYMPFMHSEEMSDQNRAVALFEERQPGDNIRHAKMHRDVIRRFGRFPWRNAVVGRETTEQEAEFLAQGGYAAMVKGSLSLADPE
- the lpdA gene encoding dihydrolipoyl dehydrogenase, producing the protein MAQNFDLIVIGAGPGGYVAAIRGAQLGLKVACVEREHLGGICLNWGCIPTKALLRSAEVYHLMERAKDFGLSAEKLGYDIDKVVDRSRGVAKQLSNGVGHLLKKNKVTVIMGEANIPAPGKVSVKTDKGSEELTAKNIVLATGARARELPGLEPDGKRVWNYKHALKPPHMPKKLLVIGSGAIGIEFASFFNTLGADTTVVEVMDRVLPVEDAEISKLAKKQFEKQGMKIMEKATVKSLDRKADKVIADIETGGKTEKMEFDTVISAVGIVGNVENLGLEKLGVKIDRTHVVTDEYCRTGVDGLYAIGDVAGAPWLAHKASHEGVMVAELVAGQKVHAIKPNSIPGCTYCNPQVASVGLTEAKAKEAGYDIKVGRFPFIGNGKAIALGEPEGMIKTVFDAKTGELLGAHMVGAEVTELIQGYVVGKTLETTEAELMETIFAHPTLSEMMHESVLDAYGRAIHF
- a CDS encoding GFA family protein translates to MAVQHYSGSCQCGAIAFEVDADLDQINACNCSRCRRLGWVLTFVPESAVKIIKDGPTTEYLFNSENISHRFCPTCGIEPYAKGEQGDNMIYAINVNCLDGVDSRALSPNLVDGASK
- the uvrA gene encoding excinuclease ABC subunit UvrA, whose translation is MEQKFIEIRGAREHNLKDVDMDIPRDQLVVITGLSGSGKSSLAFDTIYAEGQRRYVESLSAYARQFLDMAGKPDVDHISGLSPAISIEQKTTSKNPRSTVGTVTEIYDYLRLLFARVGTPYSPATGLPIEAQQVQDMVDRIMAMEEGTRGYLLAPIVRDRKGEYKKEFLELRKQGFQRVKVDGEFYEIDTPPELDKKYRHNIDVVVDRLVVRKGMETRLADSLRTALDLASGIAILETAPGGSGDEESGGEPERITFSENFACPVSGFTLPEIEPRLFSFNAPMGACPECDGLGVELFFDEHLVVPDQALSIAGGAIAPWAKSKSAYLTQTINALAKHYGFDKKTPWRDLPDNIRKLFLYGSGKEEIKFRFDDAGRIYEVTRQFEGVIPNMQRRLRESDSNWVREEMERYQNNRHCAACQGYRLRPEALSVKIADHHVGQVVEKSIHEALDWITDAPNHLGKQKNEIAAAILKEIRERLGFLVNVGLDYLTLSRAAGTLSGGESQRIRLASQIGSGLTGVLYVLDEPSIGLHQRDNDRLITTLKGLRDQGNSVIVVEHDEDAIRNADYVFDMGPGAGVHGGGVVAKGTPEEIAADSASLTGQYLAGIREIAVPQERRDGTGKSVTVVGATGNNLKNVTAEFPLGKFVCVTGVSGGGKSTLTIETLFKTASQRLNGARQAPAPCETIKGLENLDKVIDIDQRPIGRTPRSNPATYTGAYDHIRDWFANLPESKARGYKPGRFSFNVKGGRCEACQGDGVIKIEMHFLPDVYVECETCHGKRYNRETLEVLFKGKSIADVLAMTIEEAQEFFKAVPSIRRKMDALMQVGLGYVKVGQQATTLSGGEAQRVKLAKELSRASTGKTLYILDEPTTGLHFEDVRKLLEVLHHLVEQGNTVVVIEHNLDVIKTADWIIDIGPEGGDGGGRIVATGTPEDVALVQESHTGRYLAPMLPERTSRKRVRQK
- a CDS encoding L,D-transpeptidase: MRIIPIALAALLGVAACTPTETVVSAPSKFVPSYYEGRTDTGPNGEPVDITAVKSAYLNERTMRTNVPYNGPEGPGTIVVDPYARLLYYVQQGGMAERYGVAVGKAGKTLTGDATIQRKVAWPSWTPTANMVSEQPELYGPLRGGVAGGLDNPLGSRALYLYRGGRDTYYRIHGTMDPSSIGKATSAGCIRMFNQDIMDLFNRVPNGTLVHVRSEAESVRYEGPVSESPEGYAIPVNQTQTTTVDGTAVSPVESAVAG